One part of the Vitis riparia cultivar Riparia Gloire de Montpellier isolate 1030 chromosome 6, EGFV_Vit.rip_1.0, whole genome shotgun sequence genome encodes these proteins:
- the LOC117916936 gene encoding zinc finger protein AZF3-like, which produces MTPKFVSYMDVSDINRFLKTLFRRKYKCGTSNKTFPTYQALTMGSKYASSSHTAASEEEGQALDTSKHAKQVVQKSHKCRTCNKSFPTGQSLGGHQTTHRQKPAQLASPKQEASQSAGPRVLDFDLNELPPMEKE; this is translated from the coding sequence ATGACTCCAAAGTTTGTAAGCTATATGGATGTTTCTGATATTAACCGCTTTCTGAAGACATTATTTCGGAGGAAATATAAATGTGGCACTTCCAATAAAACCTTTCCGACTTACCAAGCCTTGACCATGGGGAGTAAGTATGCATCATCTTCACATACCGCAGCTTCTGAGGAAGAAGGCCAAGCCCTTGACACTTCCAAGCATGCCAAGCAGGTGGTGCAAAAATCCCACAAGTGCCGGACCTGCAACAAGAGCTTCCCCACGGGTCAGTCTCTTGGGGGCCACCAGACAACTCACCGGCAGAAGCCAGCCCAATTAGCTTCACCCAAACAAGAAGCCAGCCAGAGTGCAGGTCCAAGAGTTTTGGATTTTGATCTCAACGAGCTTCCCCCAATGGAAAAAGAATGA